In Miscanthus floridulus cultivar M001 unplaced genomic scaffold, ASM1932011v1 os_2496_1_2, whole genome shotgun sequence, a genomic segment contains:
- the LOC136535065 gene encoding uncharacterized protein yields MGNNTIDTANTQTLAQIRARSTSSSPAIRPRSQPQAQIEALQESQQASQSQFQALQLSHQAELAQERARVQAQLEAFQQSQKAWYEYMASFSQSMGQPPPPPPPPMIPLVPPPPRDGTPGPSTAGSNNDQDLDLSPFLGRAPTM; encoded by the exons atgggcaacaacaccatagacacggccaacactcagacactcgcccagattagagcccggagcacgagttcgagcccggccatacgcccacgctcacagccccag gcccagattgaagccctgcaggagtcacagcaggcctcacagagccagtttcaggccctccagctatcgcaccaggccgagttggcacaggagagggcgcgagtgcaggcccagcttgaggccttccagcagtcgcagaaggcctggtacgagtacatggccagcttttctcagagcatgggccagcctccaccgcctccgccgccgccgatgataccgttggtgcctccacctccgcgcgacggcactcct ggaccttctacagctggatcgaacaacgatcaagacttggacttgtctccgtttctcggtagggctccgaccatgtga